GCGCAAAAAATTGTACTCAATTCTCTGCTCCTTACAATTTCCACTTCGTTCATTTGTTTGCTTGTCTTGCGGTGGGTGGAAGAGGATGAAGAACTGGTTTCTTTCTTTTAGAATTTTTCTGTTTGTGAAAATAAGACTTCACCATCAACTGTCCATGCTACTGCAGTTTtctggggagagagaaagagagagagagagagagagaaagagaaagagagagaaaataaatcacTATCCTATACTTCTTCTTTAAAAACAAACAGTCTTGTCTGATGTTCTTTACTAAAGATAGTGCTTATGgaaaaaactgccaaaattaaaaataaataaataaataaaaacgaaagtatatcactcaataaaagtaatatggtgattaaaaacagtaaagagtaattataattaatacaaaagtaaatacatatctatacaaataaatatctaaattatttgttatttattggtttctttattaacatgtatttattaatgcattcatttgcttcctgatttatttatttctgtacttccttgtccttatatgataatgaaggggcatGTTTTACAATAATCTTCTATGTTACCAAAGTTACCGCCAAAGGGTACAATCAATGTAGGTtatctgacatcgatcaaccaataggaataGGAATAAGACACCGTGACgtcattgctggacagcccctgcattatcatataaggaaaagtaaaaacataaataaataaactaggaaataaataaataaatagagaaataaataaatgaatgcagaaataaatacataagaaaataaataaatgcagttaTGTAAGATCTTACTCATCCATGCATACCTGATACTAAATCATCAATACCCCTCTACACTCAAACCAATCCAATCCCTAGCCCTCTATTCCCATTTAACTTTCCCCAGACATTTATGTGACTGTGCGTACCATTGAAGCTGTCCACCTCCTGTGTGTCCAGAAAGGGGGCGGGGCCCCAGATGCGGACGGTGCCGTCGTCCGAGGCGCTGGCCATGAGACTCGGCACACATGGGTTCCAGCTCACGCAGTTCACTGTACGAGTGTGTCCCGTTAACTCTGCTATTGGCAACTCGCTGCGCTTGTGCCAGATATACACTTTGTGATCTGAgtgagggacagaaagagagtaaTGATTGTAGTCCAAACAGTATCACAAAACAAAAAAGCTCCCACAACTTGAAGTGAAAGTATTGCGTACCTTCACTGCCGCTAGCAATGAAATCCTCGTTGTGTCCTCCAAAACAGGAGTGTATGGTGTAGAAGCCCTGGGTCACTCCCTGATACTTCCTGACCAACACACGGTCCTGCAGATCCCAGAGATGGACTCcctacacacacaagcacaagaaCAGAGGCTTAACTTATAGCATTGAGCACTGTGATACTATAATCAGCATTAAGAAAACCTCAGAACTGCTCACCTGAGTTGCTACATTTAACAAAGCTAATCTTCCATTCTTGGAAACAGTGAAAGACATGATAGGGTGGTCCTCCTGAACTCTGtacaagaaagaaagacagtaaaGAAGTGTAAACAGGAACAAGCAAACAGCACAATTACCATTAACATCAATAACACTGGTGATACATCCATAAGAAAAGGAATACTGACATGTTTCGGTCTGTAAGGTCCTCGAAGTTGTAACCGCGGATACGCTGGTGTGTGTCGGATGCTAGAACACTCCGTCCATCACCCAGACACCACAGACATTGCACGCGAACGCCTTCCCACGAGTCCAGCAGATTACCATCCAGATCctgaccaatcagaacagacAGAAATTACATTAGCCACATTGTTTATTTCACACAAATTGTCAGGAATCAGGTGATTTACCTTAAAGTAGTATTACATTAACGCTTACCCACTCATTAACAGATTAACCAGCTTAAAGAGTTTCCATGCTAAAATCCTGCCCATTAAATTTCTTAAATTCTGATAAAGGCTTTGATGACTCAAGGTGTGCACTAAAGAGCATTCATAATTTAATTCACAAGATGGCCATGGTTCAGATTTGTTCACACTAAAGATTAGCAACTGGGTAACAAGGCCTGTGAATGCAATGTAAATGTAGTCCAGGATATATAGGATATATAAGCTCGCCTATTTTTCTATATATACTGCACTACACTACCATAACAGTTCAAACTATTAAGGGAAAAAGGTGTTAGTTGACTCACACATTGATAGAACTGCCCCCGCTGTCCACCCGTGACAAATCTTTTGCCATCAGGGTTCCAGGCCACACTGGTCAGACTGTCCTCATGAGACTGACTCATTTTTGTGCGCAGTTCTCCTGTCTGAACACCAGGGGGAGACAAAACCAACTCAGCATTGCAACTAGAAGCATATATAGAGTAACAGCTTGTGTAATAAGCATggataaacagaaacacactcacactcacactcacactcacactcacactcacactcacactcacactcacactcacactcacactcacactcacactcacactcacactcacactcacactcacactcacactcaaaaGGTTACCTGTACGTTCCAGAGCCAGAGTTCAGAGCAATCGTCCGGTCCACAGGCGATAAGGTAAGTGTCATCCGGACTCCAGGCCAGGTAAGACACTCCGTAAGCATGTCCCTCTAATGTCCTCCACAGCTTCAGCTGGTGTGTGTCCTGACAAGGAGGAGAGGTTGTGTGCTCATAAGCCTCCATTGTTTGACTACAGTAGCCTTGTAGGtccagtgtaaaataaaaaatgtacacttCAGACCAAAAACTAACAACAAAAATTCACTCAATAAACTAAAACCATTTGATACAAGCTACAAAGTTAGTAATGGAAGTTTATACCTTGCTGACTAGAACATGGTAGCTTAATTTATCACACATTTACCTTAAAGTGTGTTCAGTTGTTTAGTCACCTCTAAGAGACTTGATACGCTGCCTGACACTGGTATCTCAAGCTGTAAATCTTTAAGAAGCTTCAAGAAGTTGCACAGATTGACCAGATTGACAGATTACCACTATGCTAAATGTTAGAACATAAGCTTGCTTGTTAGCTACACTAGCTTCATAACTAAAGTGTGCAACTAAAGCATTACAAATTAAACACAAACCCATGGTTCaaacacaacttttttttaacagtaccTACCGGATCCACCTGCCAGACAATGACTGTGGTGTCTTTGGAGCCTGTGGCCAGTCTGGTGCCGTCGTTGGAGAACTTGCAGAACCAGACCTCATTACAGTGCTCTGTCAGGATCTGCTGGGTATAACACGGGAACTGCTTTCTAAAGCACAGAGAGGAACGTACAGAACTTGGGTGAGAGAGCAGAAGAGCCAGaaaaataggtaaataaatacaattgcaaatacaaatatcaTTTGCTCTGGTCTTATTCTCTGCAATCTCTGCCTCCTCATCTGTTCTATGACTTGACCCTCTGACTGACCCTCATAACTTTTTCATTCTGCAACTCCACCTCCTGACTGCAACTAGTGCAAATTGTTAACTTTACTGTTCCAAAATCTCTTTATGGCTGTGACTGAGGCTCACCACCACCTGATTTGTTCCAAGACCTCCTCCTCGTACTGTCTGGtcttaattgtgtgtgtgtgtgtgtgtgtgtttttttacctGCTGCAGACGTGGTCCAGCAGTAAAGACACTGAGTCCAGGCTGTTGTCTAGCTTGGTATTGTGATAAAGGCAGCGATCCCTCTGCAGTTCAACCGCCTGCcggaggagtgtgtggagtctCCGCGGAGGTAGCATTACCGAGGGAGGAAGGTACGCtaaacatacacagacacacacattaacaGTTTTCTTAAACTGCTTACATAGTGATtcattatatgtccaaatgttagtGGATATTCCtttgaataaatgtattttgtGCATCAATACCCCCTTAACTTATATGAAAGCCAGTATAGAAATGTTTGAAATATGTGTTTACTCTACATCTTGATGGTAAAAgggtctctgtatgtgtgtgtctcactCTGTAGTTTGTCCAGTAGTCTGGAACGTGAGCTGATTCCTTTCCCTTCCCATTCAGCCTTCGCTCTCAGATCGTCTGCATGGCTACACATGAGATACCTGCATCACAGAAACACGCACTTCAGCTACACAATCGCACACACCTGAGCAATCCTTGGGTAAAGGAACTAATTTCCTACAGTGGCTCAACAGCACAGCCCTACAGACAAACCAGTACTGCACCACATTTTTGGTTAAAATCCTACATTTTCTTGCATTTTATTTTTCTGAGCTGTCTGCAGTGGATAGTGATAGATATGCAATGTTTAGAGGGTTACTAAcaatggtatgaaaaagtttggtcacccctgataatttttatgatttttctgtATAAATCAGTGGTTGTTCAGGgttagcaatttcagttaaatatacaaTTTAGCGGAAaaaagtgatatttaagaagtgaaatgaagtttataggatttacacaaAAGTGTGCAatatttctttaaacaaaattagactggtgcataaatttgggcactccaacagaaaaaaatacaacaatatttAGTAGTTCCTTCTTTTGCaggaataacagcctctaaactcttcctatagcttctaatgagagtctggctttcggttgaaggtatttttgaaccattcttctttacagctCCAGTTTCTCTGTGGGTTGTCTATGAcggttctcaccatccttctcctctgcttatctgagatttttcttggtctgacACTgcgggtcttaactagaactgtaccTGTGgttttccatttcctcactatgttcctcacagtggaaactgacagctgaaatctctgagataactTTTGGTTTTGGTCCTCTAAATTatgatgttgaacagtctttgttttcaggtcatttaagaATTATTTTAAGGCTCAAAAAATTGGCTTCCTTAACCTTTTATCATAACTGGATTCGCCcatgtatgtaggtcaagggtcaatgagcttaccaaacaaattttgtgttccaataattagcaCTAAAGGTATTCAAgacaataaaacagtaaataaaaagggTGCCCAAATTCTTGCACCTGCTTAATTTTCTTAAAACAATTATTGCACACCTataatcctataaacttaatttcactactcaaatatcactgtgtttgtctgctatatggtATATTTAACTTAAACTGCTGATttaaaccaatgatttataaaggaaaatcatgaaaaatatgaggggtgtccaaactttttcaaaccacTGTACTTTGTCACTGCATAATATATGTGAGTAATATGGCCATAATATAATATCACaacagggtatttttgcgataacaatattcttgatgAATTGCTGAAAAAGACGGAATTAATTTCAAGACTATTATACtgaaataaatgtacaaatagAACCGTTTCAAACATTTACTAGAAATCTATTTTATAAAACAATACCTTTATTTATAACAttacttataaataataataataacaacaaagcAAAGATTCATATTACTGTCATGGGAACTGTTGGACTGTAATAAACAGGGGCATTGAACCACAATACAGAAGTGACTGGTGTACTGGTCAGTTACCCGCTGAGAACATGGATGCGGTCTGTGTTGTACTTTAGCGGCGTCAGCTCTCCTCTTAACACCTGTAATGCTTCCAGAACTTTTCCGTCTTCCAAATACTCTAGATACTTCTGCTGCAACAGCAAGAACTTCATCCTCTGCagacacacagaaagaaagataaatgTTTAGTAACAGTAAAATCTGGCACATTTCACTCAACAAAAAGAGCTTGCAGTTTATGGCATTGTGTGCATTATTGCACATCATTAGGTTAGACATGCCTAGTCTTGTCTGACTGGAAATAATTCTCTGGCAGAGTTTTAAAAATGAAAGATGATTGAACTGACTTTCCTATAAAACTGACTTTCCTATAAGAACCTACTACAAGGCCTAAGTGGATGTACATGCAAAGACATCTGGTCTTAATATTCACGTTCACGTTGCACGCTAATtaattaaacatgtatttaatctaagaccacaaacaaaaaataactcaaatatgATTAATGTAAACCAGAATAACCCTATAAGACACACATATAGAAGGTCTTGCCCAAAGGCTCTAGGTACTATAGAATAGTGAGCACTAGTCGGGCAGAGAAATCAAACTGGCAATACTGTATCTGACCGACATGCCTTGCTTTCTTTTCAGTACAAACTAACATGTGATATTTAAATGTTCAGCTTCAAACATGGGTTTAAAAATTTCTTTAATCTAACCGGTTCATCAAATCCATCTAGGGATTACTGTTCCCATAACATACGGCAATCTGTTCATTATTGTTGGCTTATCATAAAGTGTTCTGTTCTTATTTGAGAACATTCCTCACTAGTGCCTTTAAGTACAATATTCATTAATGTTGCCTAAAGGAAACCAGAATACTGTACATAATGTATTTTCACACAGCGGTAAATAGGATTAGGATCACAATAAAAAACAGCAGATAGCCAATCCACTCGACCAGGTTGGGACATCCTAAAAGCACCCAAATGCTGTGGCTGTAACATAGTAACATCTTTTTATCTTTTGAATGTTAAATTGGCTATTTTATCAGAGTTAGTCTCgatcctgcagtgtgattggctgagaggcgttttatatGAGGAGTTTATATAACCTGACAGACattattttctcttcctcttaaactaaacagcgataatgaaactgtggtataatcgcaataatacactcgaggtttgtgctataacgtgtaatattggcactgctgtgctgatctacagaactacgaccgcagcacagcagtgccaatattacacgttatagcacaaacctcgagtgtattattgcttaattactaTCCTACCGGTCACTTCTAACGGTAGAAAAATGACCTTAAACGTGGGCAGTATGACAAAGTGCTTCATTAGTTTCTTCTCGATATGTAACACCAGTGTATAATAGATGTTCTAAGCACTTCTGGAGAAATAAAAACCCATGCATCATCATAAAACAGCAGATGTTGACCAGTTGTAGACTCGGGAAGGGCATCTCAATTAATTAGAATTTTAAATTGAGCCACAATGCCCCTCGACTCTTCACCTTTAGGCAGTGCATTCTGCAATGTGCAAGCTGCAAAGCTGCTCTCAGCTGATACTGAAGGAGGATCACACACAGCTTATCTGTGCTTGACACTAATGGTCCATGCTGGGCGGAACACTGTACACATACGCACACATTAATAAAGAGACCTACTCTTTAATCAACTTTTATTAGTCAACAAATGCCAAAAGAGGTTGACCAGCTTTAAAGGGAAATTTTAATACTTTGTATTTTTTCTATAATGAAATGGTTAAGAAGTGAGCAAAATCATTTATAATGGGTTTGCTGAGAAGCGTTCTGTTCTGTTAATCTTCACAGTAGAAATGAATGcaacatatatagtatatattatatggTGTTTTATTTGGTGCTGGATGCCTTCTAAACGCGTTGACATGCATTTAAAATCAATTCATTTTGGATTACTGCAATTGTATGATTATTCAAGTAGTCATATAAACTGCATgatggattttagctcagtaattgtGATTCTTAGTGCACGAATACTATAAAGCGGAGTATTCTCAAGTTTCTCAGTCTGCACGACTGAAAACAGACAGTAATATCAGAAATAAGTGAGCGGCATTTAAAATCAGCACCTGCAAgtttttcattttccagctgcaaaaaaaaaaaagccagcttAGTTTTCATCCTATTGGGCCTATCCACAGTCTAGGCTTATGGAGGCACTCCGAAATGTGCTAAATGCATTAATGTATTACTGtaatgtattaaaaatgaatatttttactgcttcatttatttttaataattttatgaaATTTCTCTTtaattgctttttgtattttctgaGCCATCTCCAGATACTCCAGATACTAATCACAGCATTCTACACTGTTTATCTTGGCTCACTAACGAGCTGCTGCTGTTTAATTA
This genomic interval from Astyanax mexicanus isolate ESR-SI-001 chromosome 1, AstMex3_surface, whole genome shotgun sequence contains the following:
- the wdr26b gene encoding WD repeat-containing protein 26; protein product: MQSNGAGQNQEQDQSQDPAALACLSAAQNGESSSATGSHSNGLVSGASNGAAAGASTGSGPGAPSAVSGSELGSLKKKKRLSQAEEDVIRLIGQHLHGLGLNQTVDLLMQESGCRLEHPSATKFRNHIMEGEWDKAENDLSELKALMHSPNAIVRMKFLLLQQKYLEYLEDGKVLEALQVLRGELTPLKYNTDRIHVLSGYLMCSHADDLRAKAEWEGKGISSRSRLLDKLQTYLPPSVMLPPRRLHTLLRQAVELQRDRCLYHNTKLDNSLDSVSLLLDHVCSRKQFPCYTQQILTEHCNEVWFCKFSNDGTRLATGSKDTTVIVWQVDPDTHQLKLWRTLEGHAYGVSYLAWSPDDTYLIACGPDDCSELWLWNVQTGELRTKMSQSHEDSLTSVAWNPDGKRFVTGGQRGQFYQCDLDGNLLDSWEGVRVQCLWCLGDGRSVLASDTHQRIRGYNFEDLTDRNIVQEDHPIMSFTVSKNGRLALLNVATQGVHLWDLQDRVLVRKYQGVTQGFYTIHSCFGGHNEDFIASGSEDHKVYIWHKRSELPIAELTGHTRTVNCVSWNPCVPSLMASASDDGTVRIWGPAPFLDTQEVDSFNENCSSMDS